The Miscanthus floridulus cultivar M001 chromosome 17, ASM1932011v1, whole genome shotgun sequence genome has a window encoding:
- the LOC136518054 gene encoding uncharacterized protein isoform X1 encodes MSEGATSPALEPEVAPLPDNDDLHREIFLRLPPLPSSLPRASLVCKRWRRLLSDPAFLRRFRAHHRAPPLLGFFADEDGDIEFVPTLRRPDLIPGVRFSLPRRGDDYLSFLGCRHGLALLVDRARSEAVVWNPVTGSQCRVPFPPEFNKRYVYYKGAVLSFSGDGHVHGDCRLIPFKLVLVHQTDLPDTLASACLYESESGKWGNISSIAIPWSRLHQPAVLVGNRLYWILLGTSDILEFDLDGQSLAMIQKPEDPRVTNNSGIQTLRVEGNKLGLATLSKLSIQLWQRETNSDAAGRWVPWKTIELDKLLPLSRLMRIWPTTILGFDEDSNAFFICTSVGIYMIQLESTQFTKLFEGDSFTAYYPYTSLYTAGLGIDDGDDRAEMLNNT; translated from the exons ATGAGTGAGGGTGCCACCTCGCCGGCGCTGGAGCCGGAGGTGGCGCCTTTGCCGgacaacgacgacctccatcGGGAGATCTTTCTCCGTCTCCCGCCGCTCCCCTCGTCGCTGCCCCGCGCCTCCCTCGTCTGCAAGCGCTGGCGCCGCCTCCTCTCCGACCCCGCCTTCCTCCGCCGCTTCCGCGCCCACCACCGGGCGCCTCCCCTCCTCGGATTCTTTGCCGACGAAGACGGCGACATCGAGTTCGTGCCCACGCTGCGCCGGCCCGACCTCATCCCCGGCGTGCGCTTCTCCCTGCCGCGGCGCGGCGACGACTACTTGAGCTTCCTCGGCTGCCGCCACGGCCTCGCCCTCCTCGTCGACCGCGCGCGGTCCGAGGCCGTGGTGTGGAACCCCGTCACCGGCAGCCAGTGCCGCGTGCCTTTCCCACCGGAGTTCAACAAAAGATACGTCTACTACAAAGGCGCCGTGCTGAGCTTCTCAGGCGATGGCCACGTGCACGGTGATTGCCGCTTGATCCCCTTCAAATTGGTATTGGTGCATCAGACTGACCTCCCCGACACGCTTGCGTCCGCGTGCCTATATGAATCGGAGTCTGGTAAATGGGGCAATATCAGCTCAATAGCTATTCCATGGTCTCGTTTGCATCAGCCTGCTGTCCTAGTTGGAAACCGACTTTACTGGATACTTTTGGGTACCAGTGACATCCTTGAGTTTGATTTGGATGGCCAGAGTCTAGCCATGATTCAGAAGCCAGAGGACCCCCGTGTTACAAACAATTCAGGCATTCAGACCCTGCGAGTAGAAGGTAACAAGCTTGGCCTTGCAACTTTGTCAAAGCTGAGCATCCAATTGTGGCAGAGAGAGACCAATTCAGATGCTGCTGGCAGGTGGGTGCCATGGAAAACTATTGAACTAGACAAGCTCCTTCCACTAAGTCGGTTAATGAGGATATGGCCAACAACGATTCTGGGGTTTGATGAGGATAGCAATGCTTTCTTTATTTGTACGAGTGTTGGCATCTACATGATCCAGCTTGAGTCAACACAGTTCACGAAACTTTTCGAAGGCGATTCGTTTACTGCCTATTATCCCTACACAAGTTTATATACTGCAG GCTTGGGCATTGATGATGGAGACGATAGAGCTGAAATGCTGAACAATACATGA
- the LOC136518054 gene encoding uncharacterized protein isoform X2, with protein MSEGATSPALEPEVAPLPDNDDLHREIFLRLPPLPSSLPRASLVCKRWRRLLSDPAFLRRFRAHHRAPPLLGFFADEDGDIEFVPTLRRPDLIPGVRFSLPRRGDDYLSFLGCRHGLALLVDRARSEAVVWNPVTGSQCRVPFPPEFNKRYVYYKGAVLSFSGDGHVHGDCRLIPFKLVLVHQTDLPDTLASACLYESESGKWGNISSIAIPWSRLHQPAVLVGNRLYWILLGTSDILEFDLDGQSLAMIQKPEDPRVTNNSGIQTLRVEGGCHGKLLN; from the exons ATGAGTGAGGGTGCCACCTCGCCGGCGCTGGAGCCGGAGGTGGCGCCTTTGCCGgacaacgacgacctccatcGGGAGATCTTTCTCCGTCTCCCGCCGCTCCCCTCGTCGCTGCCCCGCGCCTCCCTCGTCTGCAAGCGCTGGCGCCGCCTCCTCTCCGACCCCGCCTTCCTCCGCCGCTTCCGCGCCCACCACCGGGCGCCTCCCCTCCTCGGATTCTTTGCCGACGAAGACGGCGACATCGAGTTCGTGCCCACGCTGCGCCGGCCCGACCTCATCCCCGGCGTGCGCTTCTCCCTGCCGCGGCGCGGCGACGACTACTTGAGCTTCCTCGGCTGCCGCCACGGCCTCGCCCTCCTCGTCGACCGCGCGCGGTCCGAGGCCGTGGTGTGGAACCCCGTCACCGGCAGCCAGTGCCGCGTGCCTTTCCCACCGGAGTTCAACAAAAGATACGTCTACTACAAAGGCGCCGTGCTGAGCTTCTCAGGCGATGGCCACGTGCACGGTGATTGCCGCTTGATCCCCTTCAAATTGGTATTGGTGCATCAGACTGACCTCCCCGACACGCTTGCGTCCGCGTGCCTATATGAATCGGAGTCTGGTAAATGGGGCAATATCAGCTCAATAGCTATTCCATGGTCTCGTTTGCATCAGCCTGCTGTCCTAGTTGGAAACCGACTTTACTGGATACTTTTGGGTACCAGTGACATCCTTGAGTTTGATTTGGATGGCCAGAGTCTAGCCATGATTCAGAAGCCAGAGGACCCCCGTGTTACAAACAATTCAGGCATTCAGACCCTGCGAGTAGAAG GTGGGTGCCATGGAAAACTATTGAACTAG